One Alkalicoccus halolimnae DNA segment encodes these proteins:
- a CDS encoding ABC transporter ATP-binding protein → MSFIQLDNITKAFSDKGRPAVDKLSLKINQGEIVSLLGPSGCGKTTTLRMIAGFENPSNGRISIDGAAIVNEARALPPEKRGIGMVFQDYALFPHMTIAKNVMFGLNKWKSRDKKARAQEVLELVGLEEYADRFPTQLSGGQQQRVALARALAPKPHVVLMDEPFSNLDAGLREKMRFDVTNILRRANTTAIIVTHDQKDAFAVSDRVVVMNEGVIQQIAAPKEMYRCPKNCFVAQFVGKTNLLTGKMDHDLRNIHTHIGKVALPEESKERLESVTLSIRPEGCMLSEQGAFCGVVERVTYGGEYQELHVRLHNEPELSKAPMIIYAPVEQDVEIGAIVSFDIKPELVAMVE, encoded by the coding sequence ATGAGCTTTATTCAACTTGATAATATTACGAAAGCATTTTCAGATAAGGGCCGGCCCGCCGTTGATAAACTTAGCCTGAAAATAAACCAGGGTGAAATTGTTTCTCTCCTTGGACCGAGTGGCTGCGGCAAAACGACCACTCTCCGGATGATTGCCGGTTTCGAAAACCCTTCAAACGGCAGAATAAGCATCGATGGAGCAGCAATCGTTAACGAAGCAAGAGCTCTTCCACCGGAGAAACGCGGCATTGGAATGGTGTTCCAGGACTATGCTTTATTTCCGCACATGACGATCGCTAAAAATGTTATGTTCGGACTTAATAAATGGAAAAGCCGAGATAAAAAAGCGAGGGCACAGGAAGTGCTGGAGCTGGTCGGGCTGGAAGAATATGCTGATAGGTTTCCAACGCAGCTTTCAGGCGGTCAGCAGCAGCGGGTAGCTCTTGCAAGAGCGCTCGCTCCGAAGCCCCACGTCGTACTGATGGATGAACCGTTCAGTAATCTCGATGCGGGACTGCGCGAAAAAATGCGCTTTGATGTGACGAACATTCTCCGCCGCGCCAACACGACTGCAATTATCGTCACACATGATCAGAAAGATGCTTTTGCTGTTTCCGACCGGGTTGTCGTCATGAATGAAGGCGTTATTCAGCAAATTGCAGCACCTAAAGAAATGTACCGCTGTCCGAAGAACTGTTTCGTCGCCCAGTTTGTCGGCAAGACAAATCTCCTGACCGGGAAAATGGATCATGATCTTCGTAACATTCATACTCATATAGGGAAAGTGGCACTTCCGGAGGAGTCGAAGGAACGCCTCGAAAGCGTGACGCTTTCTATCCGGCCGGAAGGGTGTATGCTTTCAGAACAGGGAGCTTTCTGCGGCGTTGTGGAAAGAGTAACTTACGGCGGGGAGTATCAGGAGCTGCACGTACGGCTTCATAATGAACCGGAATTATCGAAGGCTCCAATGATTATTTACGCGCCGG